A single Sphingobacteriales bacterium DNA region contains:
- the accC gene encoding acetyl-CoA carboxylase biotin carboxylase subunit: protein MFQKILIANRGEIALRIIRTCKEMGIKTVAVFSTADKDSLHVKTADESFCIGPPASKDSYLKMDSILMAAEITKADAIHPGYGFLAENSVFAQLCSEKNIKFIGPTPAQINAMGDKITAKDTMIKAKVPVIPGSEGLITDVTVGKMLAKEIGYPVILKATAGGGGKGMRIVWKEEEFESNLHNAQAEAGAAFGNAGMYLEKYIEEPRHIEVQVAGDQYGNAAHFSERDCSIQRRHQKLVEESPSPFVDDALRKKLGDAAKKAVKAINYEGVGTIEFLVDKHKGFYFMEMNTRIQVEHPVTEEVIGLDLIRLQIELAAGKKLEQSEYFPNGCAMECRINAENPFDNFKPSPGKILNYQPSGGYGVRIDSHVYSGYVIPPFYDSMIAKLIVKGATRTEAIDRMKRALNELKIDGIKTTIPFHLQLMDNADFRKGNFTTKFLEDFEMSEEE from the coding sequence ATGTTCCAGAAAATTCTCATAGCCAACCGCGGTGAAATTGCACTGCGCATCATACGTACCTGTAAGGAAATGGGCATTAAAACCGTCGCCGTTTTTTCCACGGCAGACAAAGACAGTTTGCATGTAAAAACTGCGGACGAAAGTTTCTGTATCGGTCCGCCGGCGAGCAAGGATTCCTATCTGAAAATGGACAGCATCCTGATGGCGGCGGAAATCACCAAAGCCGATGCCATTCATCCGGGTTATGGTTTTTTAGCGGAAAATTCCGTCTTCGCACAATTATGCAGTGAAAAAAATATCAAATTCATCGGACCAACACCGGCACAGATTAATGCCATGGGCGACAAAATCACGGCTAAGGATACGATGATCAAAGCCAAAGTGCCTGTGATTCCAGGCTCTGAAGGACTTATTACCGATGTTACCGTAGGTAAAATGCTGGCGAAAGAAATCGGCTATCCCGTTATTTTAAAAGCTACAGCCGGCGGCGGCGGCAAAGGCATGCGCATCGTCTGGAAGGAGGAAGAATTCGAATCCAACCTGCACAATGCACAGGCGGAAGCCGGCGCGGCGTTTGGCAATGCGGGCATGTACCTCGAAAAATATATTGAAGAACCGCGACACATTGAAGTGCAGGTGGCCGGCGACCAATACGGCAATGCCGCCCATTTTTCTGAACGCGATTGTTCCATTCAACGTCGTCATCAGAAACTGGTGGAAGAAAGTCCGAGTCCGTTTGTGGATGATGCACTGCGAAAAAAATTAGGCGATGCGGCGAAGAAAGCCGTGAAAGCCATAAACTACGAAGGCGTCGGCACGATAGAGTTTCTGGTGGACAAGCACAAGGGATTTTATTTCATGGAAATGAATACGCGTATTCAGGTGGAACATCCGGTGACGGAAGAAGTAATAGGGTTAGATTTGATTCGCTTGCAAATTGAATTAGCGGCAGGAAAAAAACTGGAGCAATCCGAATATTTCCCAAATGGTTGTGCAATGGAATGCCGCATCAATGCGGAAAATCCGTTTGATAATTTTAAGCCGAGTCCCGGAAAGATTTTGAACTACCAGCCGAGCGGCGGTTATGGCGTGCGCATCGATTCGCATGTGTACAGCGGCTATGTGATTCCGCCGTTTTACGATTCCATGATTGCGAAACTGATTGTGAAAGGCGCTACGCGCACGGAAGCGATTGACCGCATGAAACGCGCACTGAACGAATTGAAAATCGACGGCATTAAAACAACCATCCCATTTCACTTACAACTGATGGACAATGCTGATTTCCGCAAAGGAAATTTCACCACTAAGTTTCTGGAAGACTTTGAGATGAGTGAGGAGGAGTGA
- the accB gene encoding acetyl-CoA carboxylase biotin carboxyl carrier protein, producing the protein MDIAQIKKLIQLLNNHNLGEITVKEGDTKITIRHRDYVKTSSAAPVVSAPSAQTSTPAVAAKESSTDAPSGNFTTVKAPMIGTFYRSAGEGKEPFVKVGDKVRKGDVLCIIEAMKLFNEIQSEVSGKVVKVLVDNAQAVEYDQPLFLVEPN; encoded by the coding sequence ATGGACATTGCACAGATAAAGAAACTCATCCAGTTATTGAACAACCATAATCTGGGTGAAATAACGGTTAAAGAAGGTGATACTAAAATCACCATCCGCCACAGAGATTATGTAAAAACAAGCAGTGCTGCACCTGTCGTTTCTGCACCGTCTGCTCAAACAAGCACTCCTGCTGTTGCTGCAAAAGAAAGTTCAACGGATGCACCATCCGGCAATTTTACCACTGTCAAAGCTCCGATGATCGGCACGTTTTATCGCTCTGCGGGCGAAGGCAAAGAACCATTTGTAAAGGTGGGCGATAAAGTAAGGAAAGGCGATGTGCTCTGCATCATCGAAGCGATGAAACTGTTCAATGAAATACAAAGTGAAGTGAGCGGAAAAGTGGTAAAGGTCCTCGTCGACAATGCACAGGCTGTCGAGTACGACCAGCCGCTGTTTTTGGTAGAACCAAATTAA
- the efp gene encoding elongation factor P, which yields MASTSDIRNGMCINFNSDIYKIVEFLHVKPGKGPAFVRTKLKSITNGKVVDNTFPSGVKIDEVRVEHREYQFLYKEGDLYNFMNNETYEQIQISEKIINAPDFLAEGMMVKIAVRAEDELPLTCELPSTVTVEVTYAEPGIKGDTATNTLRPCTVSTGAKVMIPLFVNVGDKIKVNTETGDYMERVKA from the coding sequence ATGGCATCAACATCAGACATCCGCAATGGCATGTGCATCAACTTCAACTCTGACATTTATAAGATAGTGGAGTTCCTTCATGTAAAACCGGGCAAAGGCCCTGCATTTGTTCGTACTAAATTAAAGAGTATCACCAACGGAAAGGTCGTTGACAATACATTTCCTTCCGGTGTGAAAATTGACGAGGTTCGTGTGGAACACCGCGAATATCAATTCCTGTATAAAGAAGGAGATTTGTACAATTTCATGAATAATGAGACCTATGAACAGATCCAGATTTCTGAAAAGATCATCAATGCGCCGGACTTCCTTGCAGAAGGGATGATGGTAAAAATCGCCGTTCGTGCGGAAGATGAACTGCCGCTCACCTGCGAATTACCTTCTACCGTTACTGTAGAAGTTACGTATGCGGAACCGGGTATCAAAGGCGATACCGCCACCAACACCCTCCGTCCATGTACCGTTTCTACTGGGGCTAAAGTGATGATACCTTTGTTCGTCAACGTAGGCGATAAAATAAAGGTAAATACCGAAACCGGTGATTATATGGAACGTGTAAAAGCGTAA
- the rpmF gene encoding 50S ribosomal protein L32, with the protein MAHPKRRQSTTRRDKRRTHYKMETPNVITCKVTGESHLSHRAYVSGNDLYYNGKVLIEGYVK; encoded by the coding sequence ATGGCACATCCTAAGCGAAGACAATCTACAACAAGACGCGACAAAAGACGTACGCACTACAAAATGGAAACTCCGAATGTAATCACCTGCAAGGTGACCGGAGAAAGCCACTTGTCACACAGAGCCTATGTTTCCGGTAATGACTTATATTACAACGGAAAAGTGCTGATTGAAGGATACGTTAAATAG
- a CDS encoding DUF177 domain-containing protein, producing MSDLFKEYKIPHAGLKKDIHEFSYELTEKFFANFDNALISKCSIQVNITFDNRQEPYTIEVDLDGTVWGECDRCTGSIPLSIHASFVVYVKYVYDESMKEQEDAEIIYIAKDDTNIDITQFLYDYVHLSIPIHKICDNPGKTKYCDQEIVRILEQKTTDDTTDPRWAGLDKLKDKLN from the coding sequence ATGTCCGATTTATTCAAAGAATATAAAATTCCTCATGCCGGATTAAAAAAGGATATTCATGAGTTTTCTTATGAATTAACGGAAAAGTTCTTTGCCAATTTCGATAATGCACTCATCAGCAAGTGTTCCATTCAGGTGAATATCACATTTGATAACCGTCAGGAACCTTATACGATAGAAGTGGATTTAGACGGTACTGTTTGGGGAGAATGTGACCGATGTACGGGATCCATTCCACTGTCCATTCATGCTTCGTTCGTCGTGTATGTAAAATATGTTTATGACGAAAGCATGAAAGAACAGGAAGATGCGGAAATTATCTACATCGCCAAGGATGACACCAACATAGACATCACACAGTTTTTATACGACTATGTGCATCTCTCCATCCCGATTCACAAGATTTGTGACAATCCGGGAAAAACGAAATACTGCGACCAGGAAATTGTGCGCATTTTAGAACAAAAAACAACAGACGATACCACAGACCCCCGTTGGGCGGGTTTAGATAAATTAAAAGACAAATTAAATTAA
- the hpt gene encoding hypoxanthine phosphoribosyltransferase produces the protein MQTIHIKDKLFHQYITDEEIQIRIESIVDELSQKFRDKNPVFVVVLRGAFMFASDILKKFNHPCEIEFVKLSSYAGMQSTGKINVALPLKESVITGRDIIIIEDIVDSGLTMDFFKHYLEGQHPRSITLVSLLFKPQNLQKEVKVDIAGFIIPDLFVVGYGLDYDGVGRNLSAIYQVVP, from the coding sequence GTGCAAACGATACACATTAAAGATAAACTCTTCCATCAGTATATCACCGATGAAGAAATACAAATACGCATCGAATCCATTGTGGATGAACTGTCTCAAAAATTCAGGGATAAGAACCCCGTATTTGTGGTTGTCCTTCGCGGAGCATTTATGTTCGCCTCCGACATCCTGAAAAAATTTAATCATCCCTGCGAGATAGAGTTTGTCAAACTCTCCTCGTATGCGGGCATGCAGTCTACCGGAAAAATAAACGTGGCGTTGCCGCTCAAGGAATCTGTCATTACCGGGCGTGATATCATCATCATTGAAGATATTGTGGACTCCGGGCTGACCATGGATTTCTTCAAACATTACCTCGAAGGACAGCATCCTAGATCCATTACGCTGGTATCATTATTATTCAAACCGCAGAATCTGCAGAAAGAGGTGAAAGTGGATATTGCCGGATTCATTATCCCGGATTTATTTGTCGTCGGCTATGGACTGGATTACGACGGTGTCGGGAGAAACCTGAGTGCCATCTATCAGGTGGTACCCTGA
- a CDS encoding LysM peptidoglycan-binding domain-containing protein, translated as MKQLKHTLTLFSLLFAATASAQKKDSSAIVAYIQQYKDIAISEMKRAGIPASITLAQGIHESSFGTSYLSTNTNNHFGIKCKNEWTGRTFKYTDDAPNECFRVYDKVEDSYKDHSDFLRSRTWYNGLFALDINDYKGWSYGLKKAGYATNPKYPDILIKTIEDFELYAFDKGENPSYMQPSTAPVTNELASDEKLTENNSVSPDAPKASVEEKKNPIVTPVKSAPAITPDFNKKVNKKINKINKVKCVKLYKGETLELIGNVMRIEKEDLLRYNDLKDDAQIKEGQVIFIQQKKKKNKEGTYKVKTDDNLWSISQKKGVRLSALLRRNKLSEGEEPAPKETIYLKGKAKAKPALRAKKESSFTTVLKYNTANTDNPTVTETIVRARDTIYPPAQTPEKSVIDSNKILGWESDTKLLEKTGNDTLPAKEAAVKIPPPTIQLPDNLGRSVSVYERGVEPTVYPAVIDYDNLPKSTTGIHTVIKGDTMFNIVKRYKISIQQLMEWNNLSEQTVKLGQQLKIQP; from the coding sequence ATGAAACAACTGAAACATACACTCACACTATTTTCCTTACTGTTCGCTGCAACAGCCTCTGCACAGAAAAAAGACTCGTCTGCTATCGTTGCGTACATTCAGCAGTATAAGGACATCGCCATTTCCGAGATGAAACGCGCCGGCATACCCGCCAGCATCACGCTGGCACAGGGTATACACGAGAGCAGTTTCGGAACCAGCTACCTTTCTACCAATACCAACAACCACTTCGGCATCAAATGTAAGAATGAGTGGACAGGCAGAACCTTTAAATACACAGACGATGCACCGAATGAATGTTTCAGGGTGTATGACAAGGTCGAAGATTCCTACAAAGACCACTCCGATTTCCTCCGGTCAAGAACCTGGTATAATGGTTTGTTCGCACTGGATATCAACGACTACAAAGGCTGGTCTTACGGATTGAAAAAAGCAGGCTATGCCACCAATCCAAAATATCCGGATATATTGATTAAAACGATTGAGGATTTCGAATTGTACGCTTTTGACAAAGGAGAGAATCCTTCCTATATGCAGCCCTCAACGGCTCCCGTTACAAACGAATTGGCTTCAGACGAAAAACTCACAGAAAACAACAGTGTAAGCCCGGATGCCCCAAAAGCATCCGTCGAAGAAAAAAAAAATCCGATTGTAACCCCCGTTAAGTCCGCTCCAGCCATTACTCCTGACTTCAACAAGAAAGTCAACAAAAAAATCAACAAAATCAACAAGGTAAAATGCGTCAAACTGTATAAAGGAGAAACACTGGAGCTGATTGGAAATGTAATGCGTATTGAAAAAGAAGATTTACTGAGATACAATGATCTGAAGGACGACGCACAGATAAAAGAAGGGCAGGTAATCTTTATTCAGCAAAAGAAGAAGAAAAATAAAGAAGGTACTTACAAAGTAAAAACGGATGACAACTTATGGAGCATCTCACAGAAAAAAGGCGTTCGTCTCTCCGCATTGTTAAGGCGAAATAAGTTGTCCGAAGGAGAAGAGCCGGCCCCCAAAGAAACCATTTATCTGAAAGGGAAGGCGAAAGCAAAACCGGCCTTACGTGCAAAAAAGGAAAGTTCCTTTACAACGGTCTTAAAATACAATACAGCAAATACCGATAATCCTACTGTTACAGAAACTATAGTCCGCGCCAGAGATACCATCTACCCTCCTGCACAAACACCGGAAAAATCCGTCATCGACAGCAATAAGATTCTTGGGTGGGAGAGTGACACAAAACTGCTGGAAAAAACCGGCAATGATACTTTACCCGCAAAAGAGGCTGCTGTCAAAATACCTCCGCCAACCATACAGCTACCCGACAATCTTGGCCGCTCGGTGTCTGTTTACGAAAGGGGAGTGGAGCCAACCGTTTATCCTGCGGTGATTGATTACGACAATTTACCTAAAAGCACTACCGGAATACATACGGTCATCAAAGGCGATACGATGTTTAACATTGTCAAACGGTATAAAATTTCTATCCAGCAATTGATGGAATGGAATAATTTATCGGAACAAACCGTTAAATTAGGGCAGCAATTAAAAATTCAGCCTTAA
- a CDS encoding class I SAM-dependent methyltransferase encodes MNLVSPEIEKYIAVHTTDESGILAELNRKTHADVLMPQMLSGKVQGQFLKFISRMLQPRRILEIGTYTGYAAICLAEGLTEDGRLFTIDINEELGELVKTYIDKAGLSNKIIPIIGDACDEIAKLDESFDLVFIDADKQNYSNYYDLVIDNVRSGGFILADNVLWSGKIIEEKKDKDTKKLAEFNTKVQQDNRVENVIISIRDGIMMTRKK; translated from the coding sequence ATGAATCTAGTTTCTCCCGAAATAGAAAAATATATAGCTGTCCATACTACTGACGAATCAGGTATATTGGCCGAGCTCAACAGAAAAACGCATGCCGATGTGCTGATGCCGCAGATGCTGAGTGGCAAGGTACAGGGGCAGTTTCTTAAATTCATTTCCCGGATGCTGCAGCCGAGACGGATTCTGGAGATTGGAACCTATACCGGCTATGCCGCCATCTGCCTGGCAGAGGGGTTGACGGAAGACGGGAGACTCTTCACGATAGATATCAATGAGGAACTGGGAGAATTGGTAAAAACATATATAGATAAAGCCGGACTAAGCAATAAGATTATTCCAATTATCGGAGATGCGTGCGATGAGATCGCGAAACTGGATGAATCCTTTGATCTGGTATTCATCGATGCCGACAAACAGAACTACAGCAACTATTACGACCTGGTTATTGACAACGTGCGGAGCGGAGGATTTATCCTGGCGGACAACGTTCTTTGGAGCGGCAAGATTATTGAGGAGAAGAAAGACAAGGACACAAAGAAATTAGCAGAATTTAATACAAAGGTTCAACAAGATAACCGCGTGGAAAACGTTATAATTTCCATACGGGACGGAATCATGATGACACGGAAAAAATAA
- a CDS encoding biotin/lipoyl-binding protein — protein sequence MKYKIFYQQDKSHEIELDNEQIKIDGNPTEIDLVKLLDNKFHILENHKSYNLEVIHADYSLKRFSIKVNNNIYDLNLQTELDTLLDKMGMSASGSDKMENVKAPMPGLVLDVLVEKGQSVQKGDNLLILEAMKMENIIKASGSGVVKSIHIHKKDAVEKNQLLIEME from the coding sequence ATGAAATACAAGATCTTTTACCAGCAGGATAAGTCACATGAAATCGAACTGGACAATGAGCAAATAAAAATCGATGGAAACCCGACGGAAATCGACCTGGTGAAATTACTCGACAACAAGTTTCATATTCTGGAAAACCACAAGTCCTATAATCTGGAAGTCATTCATGCCGATTACAGCCTAAAACGGTTTTCCATCAAGGTCAACAACAATATATACGACCTGAACCTGCAAACCGAATTGGACACCCTGCTGGATAAAATGGGTATGTCTGCCTCCGGTTCCGATAAAATGGAGAATGTGAAGGCACCCATGCCCGGCCTGGTGCTGGATGTACTGGTAGAGAAGGGACAATCTGTTCAGAAAGGCGATAATTTACTGATACTGGAGGCCATGAAGATGGAAAACATCATAAAAGCCAGCGGAAGCGGAGTGGTTAAAAGCATTCACATCCATAAAAAAGATGCCGTCGAAAAGAATCAGCTGCTGATTGAGATGGAATAA
- a CDS encoding M1 family peptidase, which translates to MSTKLTVRPDFTEKKLYGQAELKLKPHFYNQNQLILDAKWMAINSVELKTPEGIRKLSYTYDTFKLKIDLDKSYSANDQLDVVIDYVAMPYAQDSVQVDDGRGLYFIDVEDKNPYKPMHLWTQGEEESSSCWFPTLDATNQKSTQEILVILDKNLTSLSNGLLIDTKDNGDGTKTDHWKQDKPHSPYLFFLSIGDYYKHTDKWRDKEVSYYTFPKYKESLAALFKHQPEMMEFFSQKLGVDFPWDKMANVIAFDYTAGAMENSSVVIYYDRLLCSRQDLIDLDFDYIIAHELFHQWFGDLVTAESWANLTLNESLADYSEYLWMEYKYGRQEADGYGYGSFRKYLHTVKYANEPIVNYYYDRKHDLFDAIRYEKGGRVLHLLRNYLGDDAFFISLNRYLRNHKFNNTELSDLRKAFEEISGGDLNWFFNQWWLDKGHPILDITHRYDEKNKTIELTVRQTQASTEGPTFRIPTKVDIYNNGKKETKIIDITDRVMTFYFASATAPQLLNFDADKVLPCEKIEDLSEAENIYKFYNAPLYLDKREAMEALVHKQKDNAAVQGVFLKALQDDNWYLRLDAANLVDPDKFSDKSQLVLTLQKIINTDPRSQVREKAVAKMVKIQKDKSIALLEHILISDSSVSVLSAALGSLHLYNKPKAYTYASKMAVTENPDLMMSIAKIFKDTIEDNFEFFRKAIWLNNIKTFYSNFKSFGEYLQRTNTAILEKGISFLNDIARYEESNYIITGAKQTVRNLKYYFEEKAKKDQQADIRLQIINKLGKEML; encoded by the coding sequence GTGAGTACGAAACTTACGGTCAGGCCTGATTTCACTGAAAAGAAATTATACGGTCAGGCTGAATTGAAATTAAAGCCTCACTTTTATAATCAGAATCAGCTGATATTGGATGCCAAATGGATGGCAATTAACTCGGTTGAGCTAAAAACTCCTGAAGGCATACGCAAACTCAGCTACACATATGATACATTCAAACTAAAGATTGACTTGGATAAGTCATATTCCGCAAACGACCAGCTGGATGTTGTGATTGACTATGTAGCGATGCCATATGCGCAGGATAGTGTACAGGTGGATGACGGCAGAGGTCTATATTTTATAGATGTAGAGGACAAAAATCCATATAAACCCATGCATCTCTGGACGCAAGGGGAGGAGGAATCTTCATCCTGCTGGTTTCCGACATTAGATGCCACTAACCAAAAGTCGACTCAGGAAATTCTGGTCATTTTGGATAAAAATCTCACCTCACTTTCCAACGGATTACTGATTGATACGAAAGATAACGGGGACGGCACCAAAACAGACCACTGGAAGCAGGATAAACCACACTCTCCTTATTTGTTTTTTCTGAGCATCGGGGATTATTATAAGCATACGGATAAATGGCGGGATAAGGAGGTTTCCTACTATACATTTCCCAAGTATAAGGAATCTTTAGCCGCCTTGTTCAAGCATCAGCCTGAAATGATGGAGTTTTTTTCTCAGAAGCTGGGGGTTGACTTTCCATGGGATAAGATGGCAAATGTTATCGCCTTTGATTATACGGCGGGTGCCATGGAAAATTCATCAGTAGTTATCTATTATGACAGATTGTTATGTTCGAGGCAGGATCTGATAGACCTGGACTTTGATTATATAATTGCACATGAACTGTTTCACCAGTGGTTCGGAGATCTGGTTACTGCTGAATCCTGGGCCAACCTCACCCTTAATGAGTCCCTGGCAGATTACTCGGAATATTTGTGGATGGAGTATAAATATGGCAGGCAAGAGGCGGATGGATATGGATATGGTTCATTTAGGAAATACCTGCATACCGTTAAGTATGCCAATGAACCAATAGTCAATTATTACTATGACAGGAAACACGACCTTTTTGACGCCATCCGTTATGAAAAGGGCGGACGGGTATTGCATCTGTTGCGCAATTATTTAGGGGATGATGCCTTTTTTATCTCCTTAAATAGGTACCTCAGAAATCATAAATTTAATAATACAGAACTCTCAGATCTCCGAAAAGCTTTTGAAGAAATATCAGGGGGGGATTTAAACTGGTTTTTTAATCAGTGGTGGCTGGATAAAGGACACCCCATATTAGACATCACACACCGGTACGATGAAAAAAATAAGACAATAGAATTAACTGTCCGGCAAACGCAGGCCAGTACCGAAGGACCCACGTTTCGTATTCCAACCAAGGTGGATATTTACAATAATGGGAAGAAAGAAACTAAGATCATAGATATCACAGACAGGGTGATGACTTTCTATTTTGCGTCGGCTACCGCTCCTCAGTTGCTGAACTTTGATGCAGATAAGGTACTGCCCTGTGAAAAAATAGAAGATTTGAGTGAAGCCGAAAATATTTATAAGTTCTATAATGCTCCATTATATCTGGACAAGCGGGAGGCTATGGAGGCATTGGTACACAAGCAAAAAGACAATGCTGCCGTACAGGGCGTTTTTCTGAAGGCGTTGCAGGATGATAACTGGTACCTCCGGTTGGATGCCGCCAATCTGGTGGATCCGGATAAGTTTTCGGACAAATCCCAGCTGGTACTCACCTTACAAAAAATAATCAATACAGATCCGAGATCACAGGTGAGAGAAAAGGCGGTTGCCAAGATGGTAAAAATACAGAAAGATAAAAGTATAGCGTTGCTTGAGCATATACTCATCAGCGATTCATCTGTCTCTGTGCTTTCTGCGGCGTTAGGCAGCCTTCATCTGTATAATAAGCCGAAAGCGTATACTTATGCGTCGAAGATGGCTGTCACAGAAAATCCGGATTTAATGATGTCCATTGCAAAGATATTTAAAGACACCATTGAAGATAATTTTGAGTTCTTTAGAAAAGCGATCTGGTTGAACAATATTAAGACATTCTATTCCAACTTTAAGTCTTTTGGTGAATATTTACAGCGCACCAATACTGCCATACTGGAAAAAGGTATTTCATTTTTAAATGATATAGCCCGTTATGAAGAATCAAATTATATAATTACCGGTGCCAAGCAGACAGTAAGGAACCTGAAATATTATTTTGAAGAAAAGGCTAAGAAAGACCAGCAGGCAGATATCAGGCTGCAGATTATTAATAAATTGGGGAAAGAAATGCTGTAA
- a CDS encoding family 1 glycosylhydrolase produces MKLQFPEGFIWGTSTAAYQIETASEHNWKGLKCKDGTTFDKCSQHDLHRDEDLEYICQIGNGYRMSHDWSKLQTAPFAEFDQKEVEPYLRFMEELKCRGKHIMLVLHHFTNPLWFEKEGSWEKEGNRRLWLDFVQKTVDTFGHLVDTWNTFNEPNVYVSNGWLTGEFPPFKKGRLLQARKVLKEMNRAHEEAYDIIKQQSKAPVGISFNTVQFKGEIFPGHILAKVFDWWFMEYCHNHFLKQDFQGLSYYAKMSFRPLPLDNMNHTEQLKKLGRRTDLMWEYDPKGFYTIFHRYWKKTQKPIIITESGICTHDPKVRIESIKEYLGWVHKAQQDGIPILGYFHWSTMDNHEWNIGQYYRFGLVSVDFETGKRTMTEAGTFLGEVAKKNSVEV; encoded by the coding sequence ATGAAATTACAATTTCCGGAGGGATTTATATGGGGAACTTCCACCGCCGCCTATCAGATTGAGACAGCATCCGAACATAACTGGAAGGGACTGAAGTGCAAAGACGGCACTACGTTTGACAAATGCTCTCAGCACGATTTGCATCGTGACGAAGACCTGGAATACATTTGCCAAATCGGCAATGGATATCGCATGAGTCACGATTGGTCAAAACTGCAGACAGCCCCGTTTGCCGAATTTGACCAGAAGGAAGTGGAACCCTATCTGCGCTTTATGGAAGAATTGAAATGCCGCGGCAAACATATCATGCTGGTGCTGCATCATTTCACCAATCCGCTGTGGTTTGAAAAAGAAGGCAGCTGGGAAAAAGAGGGCAACCGCAGGTTGTGGCTGGATTTTGTACAGAAAACCGTCGATACATTCGGGCATCTGGTCGACACCTGGAATACCTTCAATGAGCCGAACGTCTATGTTTCCAATGGCTGGCTGACCGGTGAATTTCCGCCCTTTAAAAAAGGAAGGCTGTTGCAGGCGAGAAAAGTACTGAAAGAGATGAACAGGGCGCACGAAGAAGCATACGATATCATCAAGCAGCAATCAAAGGCGCCGGTCGGCATCTCGTTTAATACCGTGCAGTTCAAAGGGGAGATTTTCCCGGGACATATTCTTGCCAAGGTATTCGACTGGTGGTTCATGGAATATTGCCACAACCATTTTTTGAAACAGGATTTTCAGGGATTGAGCTACTACGCGAAAATGTCGTTCCGCCCGTTGCCATTGGATAATATGAATCATACGGAACAATTGAAAAAACTGGGCAGACGAACGGACCTGATGTGGGAATATGACCCGAAGGGATTCTATACCATTTTTCACCGCTACTGGAAGAAAACCCAGAAGCCGATTATCATTACGGAAAGCGGCATCTGCACGCACGACCCGAAAGTGCGCATTGAAAGCATCAAAGAATACCTGGGCTGGGTGCACAAGGCGCAGCAGGACGGCATTCCGATTCTGGGTTATTTCCACTGGAGCACGATGGACAACCACGAATGGAACATCGGGCAATATTATCGTTTCGGATTGGTAAGCGTGGATTTCGAAACCGGCAAACGCACCATGACCGAAGCCGGTACCTTTTTGGGTGAGGTGGCGAAGAAGAACAGTGTGGAGGTGTGA
- a CDS encoding Crp/Fnr family transcriptional regulator, protein MEIVPRAQRVMKHYDITFLTPKEWATLIQYGSLKTYRKGENFINANNLNTKIAFILKGGFRFFYEKNDNEITCLLAFENGLIGSFESNILKQPCTQTIQAIEDSELFIIDYKDLEALYDRSPKFERVGRLILEYYLAFLQQRITSYLLDTPEERYMRLIRETPDLLNRVPLQYIASYIGVTPVSLSRIRKRILKK, encoded by the coding sequence ATGGAAATCGTTCCGAGGGCCCAGCGCGTCATGAAACACTATGACATTACCTTCCTGACGCCGAAAGAGTGGGCAACACTTATCCAATACGGTTCGTTAAAGACATACAGGAAAGGCGAGAATTTTATTAATGCCAACAACCTGAACACCAAGATCGCCTTCATCTTAAAAGGAGGGTTCCGTTTCTTTTATGAAAAGAACGATAATGAAATCACCTGTCTGCTGGCATTTGAAAACGGATTGATAGGCAGCTTTGAATCCAATATCCTGAAGCAACCCTGCACCCAGACGATACAGGCCATCGAAGACAGTGAATTATTCATTATCGATTATAAAGACCTCGAAGCCCTGTACGACAGAAGTCCGAAATTTGAAAGGGTCGGGCGGCTTATTCTCGAATATTATCTCGCTTTTTTACAGCAGCGCATCACATCCTATCTGCTGGATACGCCGGAGGAGCGCTATATGCGGTTGATTCGCGAAACGCCTGATTTACTGAACAGAGTCCCCCTGCAATATATTGCTTCCTATATCGGCGTGACACCGGTATCCTTGAGCAGAATTAGGAAAAGGATTTTGAAAAAATAA